The proteins below come from a single Cupriavidus pauculus genomic window:
- a CDS encoding Lrp/AsnC family transcriptional regulator, translating to MADDLDDLDLRILRVLQEDASLSNVELAQRVFASAPTTMRRLRRLREAGVIVREVAMLDQGKLGRSVTAIIEVSLDRQAAEDCDAFEAHICAEPTVTQCYRVSPGPDFVVIAELADMSAYDAFARRLFSGTHNVRNVRTFFSTKRGKFAVNAPV from the coding sequence ATGGCCGACGACCTCGACGACCTCGACCTGCGCATCCTCCGCGTGCTGCAGGAGGATGCCTCCCTGTCCAATGTGGAGCTGGCGCAGCGCGTGTTCGCGTCCGCGCCGACGACAATGCGGCGATTACGCCGGCTCCGGGAGGCCGGGGTGATCGTGCGCGAAGTCGCGATGCTGGATCAGGGCAAGCTCGGCCGATCGGTGACGGCCATCATCGAGGTTTCGCTCGACCGTCAGGCGGCCGAAGACTGCGACGCGTTCGAAGCGCATATCTGCGCGGAGCCGACGGTGACCCAGTGCTATCGGGTTTCACCGGGGCCAGACTTCGTCGTCATCGCGGAGCTGGCGGACATGAGCGCCTACGATGCCTTTGCCCGCCGCCTTTTCAGCGGCACGCACAACGTTCGCAATGTGCGGACGTTCTTCTCGACCAAGCGTGGCAAGTTCGCGGTGAATGCACCGGTCTGA
- the glmS gene encoding glutamine--fructose-6-phosphate transaminase (isomerizing), translating into MCGIVGAVSHRNIVLDLVDGLRRLEYRGYDSCGVAAIQEGRLVRSRSVDRVAALRGDIADRGVDGHTGIAHTRWATHGMPVTANAHPHFSPNDDAPRVAVSHNGIIENHEALRTELEGHGYVFASQTDSEVIAHLIDHLYNGDLFEAVRETVARLHGSYAIAVLCRDEPHRMVGARRGMPLVVGVGDGENFLASDAIAVANATTQIVYLADGDVADVQMHRYWIVDAHGQRVERDVHTVAAHSAAADLGLYQHYMQKEIFEQPRAVADTLRDITAIMPELFGDGAYRQLDNIDAVLLLACGGSYHAALTASYWIEQLANLPVRVEIASEYRYREPFSNPRMLVVAVSQSGETADVLGAVHAARERGMHRTLAICNVATSALVRECAMHFITRAGIEIGVASTKAFTTQLVALYLLALTLAQMRGRLTDAEEQEHLRALRHLPDALTRVLALEPNIIGWAEQFARKENMLFLGRGMHYPIALEGALKMKEISYIHAEGYAAGELKHGPLALVSDQMPVVAVAPNDSLLEKLKSNMYEVNARSGKLYVFADIDCALQPSPGLEIIRLTEHYGMLSPILHTIPMQLLSYHTALARGTDIDKPRNLAKSVTVE; encoded by the coding sequence ATGTGCGGAATCGTGGGTGCGGTATCGCATCGCAACATCGTGCTGGATCTCGTGGATGGACTGAGACGGCTGGAATACCGCGGGTATGACTCGTGCGGGGTGGCCGCGATACAGGAGGGCAGGCTCGTCAGATCGCGCAGCGTCGATCGCGTCGCGGCATTGCGGGGCGATATCGCGGATCGCGGCGTCGATGGCCATACGGGCATCGCCCACACGCGCTGGGCCACGCACGGGATGCCCGTCACGGCCAATGCGCATCCACACTTCTCCCCGAACGACGACGCGCCTCGCGTTGCGGTGTCCCACAACGGGATCATCGAGAATCACGAGGCCCTGCGCACCGAGCTCGAAGGCCACGGCTATGTGTTCGCCAGCCAGACCGACAGCGAGGTCATCGCCCATCTGATCGACCACCTCTACAACGGTGACCTGTTCGAGGCCGTGCGCGAAACCGTGGCGCGCCTGCATGGCAGCTATGCCATTGCCGTGCTATGCCGCGACGAACCTCATCGGATGGTCGGCGCGCGCCGTGGCATGCCGCTGGTCGTGGGCGTGGGCGACGGCGAGAACTTCCTCGCCTCCGATGCGATTGCGGTGGCCAATGCCACCACGCAGATCGTCTATCTCGCGGACGGCGATGTCGCGGACGTGCAAATGCATCGCTACTGGATCGTCGATGCGCACGGCCAGCGCGTGGAACGCGACGTGCATACCGTCGCGGCGCATAGCGCGGCGGCCGATCTCGGCCTCTACCAGCACTACATGCAGAAGGAGATTTTCGAGCAGCCGCGCGCCGTGGCCGATACGCTGCGCGATATCACGGCGATCATGCCCGAACTGTTCGGCGACGGTGCCTACCGGCAGCTCGACAATATCGATGCCGTGCTGCTGCTGGCCTGCGGCGGCAGCTACCACGCGGCGCTGACGGCGAGCTACTGGATCGAGCAACTGGCCAACCTGCCCGTGCGCGTGGAGATCGCCAGCGAGTACCGCTACCGAGAGCCGTTCAGCAATCCCCGGATGCTGGTCGTCGCGGTGTCGCAGAGCGGGGAGACCGCCGACGTGCTCGGTGCCGTGCATGCGGCGCGCGAACGCGGCATGCACCGTACGCTGGCCATCTGCAATGTCGCGACGAGCGCGCTGGTGCGCGAATGCGCCATGCACTTCATCACGCGCGCGGGCATCGAAATCGGCGTCGCGTCGACCAAGGCCTTTACCACGCAACTGGTGGCGCTCTACCTTCTTGCGCTCACGCTGGCGCAGATGCGCGGACGCCTGACGGACGCGGAAGAGCAGGAACACCTGCGCGCGCTCCGGCACCTGCCGGATGCACTGACGCGCGTCCTGGCGCTGGAGCCCAATATCATCGGCTGGGCGGAACAGTTTGCCCGCAAGGAGAACATGCTGTTCCTCGGGCGCGGCATGCACTATCCCATCGCACTGGAAGGCGCGCTGAAGATGAAGGAGATCTCCTACATCCACGCCGAGGGCTACGCCGCGGGCGAACTCAAGCACGGCCCGCTCGCGCTCGTCAGCGACCAGATGCCCGTCGTGGCCGTGGCGCCCAACGACAGCCTGCTGGAGAAGCTGAAATCGAACATGTATGAAGTCAATGCCCGCAGCGGCAAGCTGTATGTCTTCGCGGACATCGACTGCGCATTGCAGCCCAGCCCCGGGCTCGAAATCATCCGGCTGACCGAGCATTACGGCATGCTTTCCCCGATCCTGCATACCATTCCCATGCAACTGCTGTCGTACCACACCGCGCTCGCGCGCGGCACGGACATCGACAAGCCACGCAACCTCGCGAAGTCAGTGACCGTGGAGTAG
- a CDS encoding DUF817 domain-containing protein — translation MTTNGGSLRATLSATYHGWRDISGAWAARRGAWATVLHEFVVFGIKQAWACLFGGLMVALLIGTHLWYPAGAALTRYDFLVVAAVAIQIAMLWLRLETWDEAKVIMLFHVAGTVMEIFKTSVGSWIYPEASVLRVGNVPLFTGFMYAAVGSYIARVWREFDFRFTRHPPLRVTGALSLAIYANFFLHHYWWDARYVLMALVAVAFGRCWVYFRIDRVHRRMPMLLGFTLVALFIWLAENIGTVTRTWLYPNQLDGWHLVGIGKLGSWFMLMIMSYVMVTLVSRPRPALLHGH, via the coding sequence ATGACAACAAACGGCGGATCGTTGCGGGCGACCCTGAGCGCGACGTACCACGGCTGGAGGGACATCTCCGGAGCATGGGCCGCAAGGCGCGGGGCGTGGGCCACGGTCCTGCACGAGTTCGTGGTGTTCGGCATCAAGCAGGCGTGGGCCTGCCTGTTCGGCGGCCTGATGGTAGCGCTGCTCATCGGCACGCATCTCTGGTACCCGGCCGGCGCGGCGCTGACGCGCTACGACTTTCTCGTCGTGGCGGCCGTGGCGATCCAGATCGCCATGCTGTGGCTGCGGCTGGAGACCTGGGACGAAGCGAAGGTGATCATGCTGTTCCACGTGGCCGGCACCGTCATGGAGATCTTCAAGACATCGGTCGGCTCATGGATCTATCCGGAGGCGTCGGTGCTGCGCGTCGGCAACGTGCCGCTGTTCACGGGGTTCATGTACGCGGCGGTGGGCAGCTATATCGCGCGTGTCTGGCGCGAGTTCGATTTCCGCTTTACCCGCCATCCGCCGCTGCGCGTCACGGGCGCGCTGTCGCTCGCCATCTACGCAAACTTCTTCCTGCACCACTACTGGTGGGACGCCCGCTACGTCCTGATGGCGCTCGTGGCCGTGGCCTTCGGCCGCTGCTGGGTCTACTTCCGCATCGACCGCGTGCACCGCCGCATGCCCATGCTGCTCGGCTTCACGCTGGTGGCGCTGTTCATCTGGCTCGCCGAAAACATCGGCACCGTGACGCGCACGTGGCTGTATCCCAACCAGCTCGACGGCTGGCATCTGGTCGGCATCGGCAAGCTCGGGTCGTGGTTCATGCTGATGATCATGAGCTATGTGATGGTGACACTGGTCAGCCGGCCGCGGCCCGCGCTACTCCACGGTCACTGA
- a CDS encoding anti-sigma factor family protein: MNCNEARQLLQACADGEIGAADSVRLERHLEDCGDCVTALRELRALRRTVRQGAGYYRASPALRARVLAALPVADTDADAGWDDLAPGIAFPSGGSAVGPNMEATVGPADAPALKAGWRRWFTWSPALNAAMAAVTAAAVGLAIAGYALRESPTDLTADAIVASHVRALLSTREIDVASTDRHTVKPWFNGRIDYAPEVRDLAAEGFPLVGGRLDYVDGHRVAVLVYRRNQHPLEVYVLPEKDRGDSAGRVVQGYEMESWSARGMRYWAVTDASGGELRAFVAAWQRAAD, translated from the coding sequence ATGAACTGCAACGAAGCCCGTCAACTGCTGCAGGCCTGCGCGGACGGCGAGATCGGCGCGGCCGACAGCGTTCGGCTGGAGCGGCATCTCGAGGATTGCGGCGACTGCGTGACAGCGTTGCGGGAATTGCGGGCGCTGCGGAGGACCGTACGACAGGGGGCGGGATACTACCGTGCATCGCCCGCGTTGCGCGCGCGTGTGCTGGCGGCGCTGCCAGTTGCCGATACCGATGCCGATGCCGGGTGGGACGACCTGGCGCCCGGTATCGCCTTTCCGTCCGGTGGATCGGCTGTGGGACCGAATATGGAGGCAACCGTGGGGCCGGCCGATGCTCCGGCCTTGAAGGCGGGCTGGCGTCGCTGGTTCACATGGTCGCCGGCTCTCAACGCGGCCATGGCGGCCGTGACGGCGGCCGCCGTGGGGCTGGCCATCGCCGGCTACGCGCTGCGCGAATCCCCGACCGACCTTACCGCGGACGCGATCGTTGCCAGCCACGTCCGCGCGCTGCTGTCGACGCGCGAGATCGACGTCGCGTCCACCGATCGCCATACCGTCAAGCCATGGTTCAACGGCCGCATCGACTATGCGCCCGAGGTCCGGGACCTTGCCGCGGAGGGATTTCCGCTGGTGGGCGGACGCCTCGACTACGTGGACGGCCACCGCGTCGCGGTGCTTGTCTATCGCCGCAACCAGCATCCGCTGGAGGTCTACGTCCTGCCGGAGAAGGACCGCGGCGATAGCGCCGGACGCGTGGTGCAGGGCTACGAGATGGAAAGCTGGAGCGCGCGCGGCATGCGCTACTGGGCCGTGACCGACGCGTCGGGCGGAGAGTTGCGCGCGTTCGTCGCCGCATGGCAGCGCGCGGCGGATTGA
- a CDS encoding RNA polymerase sigma factor, whose protein sequence is MDASERRRFDALVLPHLDAAHNLARWLCGGASDADDVVQEAFLRAFRLFASFRGERPRPWLLAIVRNTWFTMYQQRRSAAETGYDDNAADAELPAWHGMPADPEQVLLREEDVRLVHAALERLPVAFREVIVLRELEDLHYRDIARIVDIPAGTVMSRLARGRRMLAAEIVLLREGQGAGAWVGDVRERGGRP, encoded by the coding sequence GTGGACGCCAGCGAGCGCCGCCGCTTCGATGCGCTGGTGCTGCCGCACCTCGACGCCGCGCACAATCTCGCGCGGTGGCTGTGCGGTGGCGCGAGCGATGCCGACGACGTCGTGCAGGAGGCGTTCCTGCGCGCGTTCCGCCTGTTCGCGAGTTTTCGGGGCGAGCGGCCGCGCCCATGGCTGCTCGCGATCGTGCGCAATACATGGTTCACGATGTACCAGCAACGCAGATCCGCCGCCGAAACCGGCTATGACGACAATGCCGCCGACGCCGAGCTGCCGGCATGGCACGGCATGCCGGCCGATCCCGAGCAGGTGCTGCTGCGCGAGGAGGACGTGCGGCTCGTGCATGCGGCGCTCGAGCGGCTGCCCGTGGCGTTTCGCGAAGTGATCGTGCTGCGCGAGCTCGAGGACCTGCACTATCGCGATATCGCGCGCATCGTCGATATTCCGGCCGGTACCGTGATGTCGCGGCTGGCGCGGGGACGGCGCATGCTTGCCGCGGAGATCGTGCTCTTGCGCGAGGGGCAGGGTGCGGGTGCCTGGGTCGGCGATGTGCGCGAGCGGGGAGGGCGGCCATGA
- a CDS encoding metallophosphoesterase family protein produces MTLPCNRRAFLRLAGAGAGAVFASGLPGWAAARDDDFFFVQLSDSHWGFQGAANPDARGTLPRAVAAVNALPREPDFIMFTGDLTHSTDDPAERRKRMREFQAAIAPLKAGQIHLMPGEHDASLDNGEAYRELFGLTHYTFDHKGLHAIVLDNVSDPTGQVGDAQRQWLADDLSKQPRDARIVVFTHRPLFNLYPQWDWATRDGDRVVELLMPYQNVTVFYGHIHQEHHHLTGHIEHHAARSLMFPLPPPGSQPRREPLPWDAAQPYRGLGWREVTAMRQPAGYRLAERPVSDTSGGQS; encoded by the coding sequence ATGACCCTCCCCTGCAACCGGCGCGCCTTTCTGCGCCTGGCCGGCGCCGGTGCCGGCGCCGTCTTCGCCTCCGGCCTGCCCGGCTGGGCCGCCGCGCGCGACGACGACTTCTTCTTCGTGCAGTTGTCCGATTCCCACTGGGGATTCCAGGGCGCGGCAAACCCCGACGCGCGCGGCACGCTGCCCCGCGCGGTGGCGGCCGTCAACGCGCTGCCGCGCGAGCCGGACTTCATCATGTTTACGGGCGACCTCACCCACTCCACCGACGATCCGGCCGAACGGCGCAAGCGCATGCGTGAGTTCCAGGCGGCCATCGCTCCGCTCAAGGCCGGCCAGATCCATCTGATGCCGGGCGAGCACGACGCAAGTCTCGACAACGGCGAGGCCTATCGCGAGCTGTTCGGGCTCACGCATTACACGTTCGATCACAAGGGGCTGCACGCGATCGTGCTCGACAACGTGTCCGATCCCACGGGGCAGGTCGGCGACGCACAACGGCAATGGCTGGCGGACGATCTGTCGAAGCAGCCGCGCGATGCGCGCATCGTGGTGTTCACGCACCGGCCGCTGTTCAACCTCTATCCGCAATGGGACTGGGCCACGCGCGATGGCGATCGCGTGGTCGAGTTGCTGATGCCTTACCAGAACGTGACCGTGTTCTACGGCCATATCCATCAGGAGCATCACCACCTTACCGGGCATATCGAGCATCATGCGGCGCGGTCGCTGATGTTTCCGCTGCCGCCACCGGGCTCCCAGCCCCGCCGCGAGCCGCTGCCCTGGGATGCGGCACAACCGTACCGCGGACTGGGATGGCGCGAGGTGACAGCGATGCGGCAGCCGGCCGGCTACCGGCTGGCCGAACGTCCCGTGAGCGATACCTCGGGAGGCCAGTCATGA
- a CDS encoding cupredoxin domain-containing protein: MTTRVHTRRRTVLAWSAALLATPLIARLGDAAAPRVIPVRARRFVFTPDKIVLKAGEPVVLELIAEDVIMGFSAPDLGVRADMPPGQTVRLAVTPAKAGTYTFLCDLFCGSGHESMSGVIEVKA, translated from the coding sequence ATGACGACGCGCGTACACACCCGGCGCCGCACGGTGCTTGCATGGTCGGCGGCACTGCTCGCCACGCCGTTGATCGCCAGGCTCGGCGACGCCGCCGCGCCCCGCGTGATTCCCGTTCGCGCGCGGCGCTTCGTGTTCACGCCGGACAAGATCGTGCTGAAGGCAGGAGAGCCTGTGGTGCTGGAGTTGATCGCCGAGGACGTGATCATGGGCTTCAGCGCGCCGGACCTCGGCGTGCGCGCCGATATGCCGCCGGGGCAGACCGTACGGCTCGCGGTCACGCCCGCGAAGGCGGGGACCTATACATTCCTGTGCGACCTGTTCTGCGGGTCCGGGCATGAGAGCATGTCCGGTGTGATTGAGGTCAAAGCCTGA
- a CDS encoding M30 family zinc metallopeptidase produces MRNVRTLSFPGSLAVALLTSAVLAACGGGGDDAPAAQSTTATTGTQTPGTPGTPGTPGTPATPADPVAKPTSVVSPACSGCAAVDANTYAGSGIGVWQNINATASAVDMPISISGLGGQDVTLVFTNQTGTAQTMPTIPLTASYLPTIAASAIQLDDGKSAITRRISDFNRDGWAALAGPRKAGINGSSFGTVPQRAAYTVGDTRNFFHEDNSVRATTLVRTDTASDGTVVNFWVESAESDPTKVSAATVNALYAGFVPTGKIYDMLKQTGGPVWGPHPYTDLISGAVAQPIDIVILNFDNNGRPFGVVGYFYARNALTTAGSAFSNQSVSLYLDAETLYLGGSSGLQSMLLTMAHEGMHMQNFYRRAVVQGPANAFDTWLEEGTAMMMEDFASQSIDPTYNAIRDVRFPNYVGYKAGSYNCSLTTWDPFGPACDSYSVSGSLGGFLDRQLGLAFYKHLLTNVSSTDSLTVLDSSIRATVPTSSLGEQLRRFGATSASLMKAPSPTGYGFPARADGGFTLPVIDPQALLATRTLTQSVPATLQPYASLPVVRRAVSGTYSETVKVPAGSTLSVVIQ; encoded by the coding sequence ATGCGCAACGTGCGCACTTTGTCTTTCCCGGGGTCTCTGGCCGTGGCCTTGCTGACATCTGCCGTGCTTGCCGCCTGCGGAGGCGGTGGGGACGATGCCCCCGCGGCGCAATCCACGACCGCCACCACGGGCACCCAAACACCGGGTACCCCCGGCACCCCCGGCACCCCCGGAACGCCGGCCACGCCCGCCGACCCGGTCGCCAAGCCGACCAGCGTCGTATCGCCGGCCTGCTCGGGCTGTGCCGCCGTGGACGCCAACACTTACGCCGGTAGCGGAATCGGCGTGTGGCAGAACATCAATGCGACCGCCTCCGCCGTGGACATGCCGATCAGCATCTCCGGGCTCGGCGGCCAGGACGTGACGCTGGTCTTCACGAACCAGACGGGCACGGCGCAGACGATGCCGACCATCCCGCTGACGGCCTCGTACCTGCCGACGATCGCCGCGAGCGCGATCCAGCTCGATGACGGCAAGAGCGCGATCACGCGCCGCATCTCGGACTTCAACCGCGACGGCTGGGCGGCACTTGCCGGTCCCCGCAAGGCGGGGATCAACGGTTCGTCGTTCGGCACGGTCCCCCAGCGCGCGGCCTATACGGTTGGCGATACGCGAAACTTCTTCCACGAGGACAACAGCGTGCGCGCCACGACGCTGGTGCGCACGGATACCGCTTCCGATGGCACGGTCGTGAATTTCTGGGTGGAAAGCGCCGAGAGCGACCCGACCAAGGTCAGCGCCGCCACCGTCAATGCGCTGTATGCGGGGTTCGTCCCGACGGGCAAGATCTACGACATGCTCAAGCAGACCGGTGGGCCGGTCTGGGGGCCGCACCCCTATACCGACCTCATCAGCGGCGCGGTCGCGCAGCCGATCGACATCGTCATCCTGAACTTCGACAACAATGGCCGGCCGTTTGGCGTAGTCGGATACTTCTACGCGCGCAATGCGCTGACGACGGCGGGCAGTGCGTTCAGCAACCAGTCGGTGTCGCTGTATCTGGATGCGGAGACGCTTTACCTTGGCGGTTCGTCGGGCCTGCAGTCGATGCTCCTCACGATGGCGCACGAAGGCATGCATATGCAGAACTTCTACCGTCGCGCCGTGGTGCAGGGACCCGCCAATGCCTTCGATACCTGGCTGGAAGAAGGCACCGCGATGATGATGGAAGACTTCGCGAGCCAGTCGATCGACCCGACCTACAACGCCATCCGGGATGTCCGGTTCCCCAACTACGTCGGCTACAAGGCCGGGTCGTATAACTGCAGCCTGACCACGTGGGACCCGTTTGGGCCGGCTTGCGACAGCTATTCGGTGTCCGGCTCGCTGGGCGGCTTCCTCGACCGGCAGCTCGGCCTTGCGTTCTACAAGCACCTGCTGACGAACGTGAGCAGCACCGACTCGCTGACCGTGCTGGATTCGTCGATTCGGGCGACTGTCCCGACGTCGAGCCTCGGCGAGCAGCTGCGCCGCTTCGGCGCGACGTCGGCCTCGCTGATGAAGGCGCCCAGCCCGACCGGTTACGGCTTCCCGGCGCGCGCGGACGGTGGCTTCACGCTGCCGGTAATCGACCCGCAGGCGTTGCTGGCCACCCGCACGCTGACGCAATCGGTACCCGCGACGTTGCAGCCGTACGCCAGCCTGCCGGTCGTGCGCAGGGCCGTGTCCGGTACCTACAGTGAAACGGTGAAGGTCCCCGCGGGCTCGACGCTATCGGTCGTCATTCAGTAA
- a CDS encoding ABC-F family ATP-binding cassette domain-containing protein: MITVRNVTLRRGVNVVLDRASVTFNPGEKIGLVGRNGAGKSSFFGLLNGTLHEDSGEFSIPAAWRMGQVAQDMAETEQSATDFVVEGDTVLLAAQAEVAAAEASEDGMRMAEAYMALHDAGAHDAPARAQALILGLGFGAAQLSQPVNSFSGGWRMRLQLARALMCPSDLLLLDEPTNHLDLDALVWLEAWLKRYAGTLVVISHDREFLDAVTQVTVHVDNAKLVRYGGNYSRFEEMRAEQLELQQAAMARQADKIAHLQKFIDRFKAKASKAKQAQSRVKALERMEKIAPVLADAEFSFEFKEPLNVPNPLLSMLDASFGYPVPDDAPAGATPTVIVRGINRSVMAGQRIGILGANGQGKSTLVKTVAHALAPIAGEISEGKGLNIGYFAQQELDVLRPHDTPMEHMIRLAKDTPPHMRAPGQSGTEQSLRTFLGTFNFSGDMVHQAVSTMSGGEKARLVLCMIVWQRPNLLLLDEPTNHLDLATREALGIALNEFEGTVMLVSHDRALLRAVCDEFWLVTKGGVHPFDGDLEDYQQFLRNEARRMREEMQGKPQ; encoded by the coding sequence ATGATTACCGTCCGCAATGTCACGCTGCGCCGTGGCGTCAATGTCGTGCTCGATCGCGCGTCCGTCACCTTCAATCCCGGCGAGAAAATCGGTCTTGTTGGCCGCAATGGCGCGGGAAAGTCGTCCTTTTTCGGCCTTCTGAACGGCACGCTGCACGAAGACAGCGGCGAATTCTCGATTCCGGCCGCGTGGCGGATGGGTCAGGTCGCGCAGGACATGGCGGAGACCGAGCAAAGCGCGACCGACTTCGTGGTCGAGGGGGACACCGTGCTGCTGGCCGCGCAGGCCGAGGTTGCGGCCGCCGAGGCCAGCGAGGACGGCATGCGCATGGCCGAGGCCTATATGGCCCTGCACGACGCCGGCGCGCACGACGCGCCCGCCCGTGCCCAGGCGCTGATCCTGGGTCTCGGTTTCGGCGCCGCGCAGCTGAGCCAGCCCGTCAACAGCTTCTCGGGCGGCTGGCGCATGCGGCTACAGTTGGCCCGCGCGCTGATGTGCCCGTCCGACCTGCTGCTGCTCGACGAACCGACGAACCACCTGGACCTCGATGCGCTGGTCTGGCTCGAAGCATGGCTCAAGCGTTATGCGGGCACGCTGGTCGTCATCAGCCACGACCGCGAGTTCCTCGATGCGGTGACGCAGGTCACCGTGCACGTCGATAACGCGAAGCTCGTGCGCTACGGCGGCAACTACAGCCGGTTCGAGGAGATGCGCGCGGAGCAGCTGGAGCTGCAGCAGGCCGCGATGGCCAGGCAGGCGGACAAGATCGCCCATCTGCAGAAGTTCATCGACCGCTTCAAGGCCAAGGCGTCGAAGGCCAAGCAGGCACAGAGCCGCGTCAAGGCGCTCGAGCGCATGGAAAAGATCGCCCCGGTGCTGGCCGACGCGGAGTTCTCCTTCGAATTCAAGGAGCCGCTCAACGTCCCGAATCCGCTGCTCTCGATGCTCGATGCGAGCTTCGGCTACCCGGTGCCCGACGACGCGCCGGCAGGCGCCACGCCCACGGTCATCGTGCGCGGCATCAACCGTTCGGTGATGGCCGGCCAGCGTATCGGCATTCTTGGCGCCAACGGGCAAGGCAAATCCACGCTCGTGAAGACCGTGGCACACGCCCTGGCCCCGATTGCCGGCGAGATCAGCGAGGGCAAGGGCCTGAATATCGGCTACTTCGCGCAGCAGGAACTGGACGTGCTGCGTCCGCACGACACGCCGATGGAACACATGATCCGCCTGGCGAAGGACACGCCGCCCCATATGCGCGCGCCAGGCCAGAGCGGCACCGAACAATCGCTGCGCACCTTCCTCGGCACGTTCAATTTCAGCGGCGACATGGTGCATCAGGCCGTCAGCACGATGAGCGGCGGCGAAAAGGCACGGCTCGTGCTGTGCATGATCGTGTGGCAACGCCCCAACCTGCTGCTGCTCGACGAGCCGACCAACCATCTGGACCTGGCCACGCGCGAAGCGCTGGGCATCGCGCTCAACGAGTTCGAAGGCACCGTGATGCTGGTCAGCCACGACCGCGCGCTGCTGCGCGCCGTCTGCGACGAGTTCTGGCTGGTCACCAAGGGTGGCGTCCATCCTTTCGACGGCGATCTGGAGGACTATCAGCAGTTCCTGCGCAACGAGGCGCGACGCATGCGCGAGGAGATGCAGGGCAAGCCGCAATAA
- a CDS encoding MFS transporter, translating into MRIYVLLSALTVILYVDRTALSLTAVAVSEEFGLSPVAMGYLLSSFSWLYFMALIPAGHLVGRFGAYRVGGLGIGLLSAASASIAFSWSFLSLLACRLAAGLCAAVTYPTGARTIRDHVPRNKWGLATGILHSGSLIGPAIGAVTLSGMISTWGWRVVFIVAGAIGAVWLGFWVAWNRHGGRPARPAQVDAAQPVGSGSAGLRGIAGSAPMRASAFAHGCAGFSTHLFLAWLPSYLQKEQSLPVTTTGLLLGATYLGAALLVVAVLRLSDAFMPANLASGTRKFWVAACLFGSALVAAVPYLNHLVAIVPVITLSLAACASAVSLNLALANDLTRDARDVGSAVGFISTVGNIFGLVAPIVTGYIVAETGSFNLAFTLSGALLAAGAVPLLCVRSPAPAA; encoded by the coding sequence ATGCGAATCTACGTTCTGCTGTCCGCGTTAACCGTGATTCTCTACGTCGATCGCACGGCGCTGTCGCTGACGGCGGTCGCGGTGAGCGAGGAGTTCGGTCTGTCCCCCGTGGCGATGGGATACCTGCTGTCGTCGTTCAGCTGGCTGTACTTCATGGCGCTGATTCCCGCCGGCCATCTGGTCGGGCGGTTCGGCGCCTATCGGGTGGGCGGCCTCGGTATCGGGCTGCTTTCCGCGGCCAGTGCCTCCATTGCGTTCTCGTGGAGTTTTCTGTCGCTGCTGGCATGCCGTCTGGCCGCCGGCCTTTGCGCCGCGGTTACCTATCCGACGGGCGCGCGCACGATTCGGGATCATGTGCCCCGAAACAAATGGGGGCTGGCGACCGGCATCCTGCACAGTGGCAGCCTGATTGGGCCGGCCATCGGTGCGGTGACCTTGTCGGGCATGATCTCGACGTGGGGATGGCGTGTCGTCTTTATCGTGGCGGGGGCCATCGGTGCGGTGTGGCTGGGCTTCTGGGTTGCATGGAACCGGCACGGCGGACGTCCCGCACGTCCCGCGCAGGTGGACGCCGCGCAGCCTGTGGGATCGGGCTCGGCCGGGCTGCGCGGCATCGCCGGCAGCGCTCCCATGCGGGCGAGCGCGTTCGCACACGGCTGCGCCGGGTTTTCCACGCATCTGTTTCTGGCATGGTTGCCGAGCTACCTGCAAAAGGAGCAGTCGCTGCCGGTCACGACGACCGGACTGCTGCTGGGTGCGACGTATCTTGGCGCCGCGCTGCTGGTCGTCGCGGTGCTGCGGCTGAGCGATGCGTTCATGCCGGCCAACCTTGCATCGGGGACGCGCAAGTTCTGGGTGGCCGCGTGCCTGTTCGGCTCCGCGCTGGTCGCGGCGGTGCCGTACCTGAACCACCTCGTGGCGATCGTGCCGGTCATCACGCTGTCGCTCGCCGCCTGCGCGTCGGCGGTGTCGCTCAACCTCGCGCTCGCCAATGACCTGACCCGCGATGCGCGCGATGTGGGAAGCGCCGTCGGCTTTATCAGCACCGTGGGCAATATCTTCGGCCTGGTTGCGCCCATCGTCACGGGCTATATCGTGGCCGAGACGGGTAGCTTCAATCTGGCATTCACGCTGTCCGGCGCGTTGCTGGCGGCGGGGGCGGTGCCATTGCTGTGCGTCCGCTCGCCCGCCCCCGCCGCATAA